In Fusarium falciforme chromosome 10, complete sequence, a single genomic region encodes these proteins:
- a CDS encoding MFS domain-containing protein, with protein MASTPGASLWRDPYESVNLPQDKNPVNFSTGKKARVVAAGVIIIVNSALGSSLPSGAASDIAKEFSITAPLQLVLLNSIYMLGFAIGPLIFGPLSEHVGRRIVLIGTYLAYIVFTLCCAVSPTYGTLLLFRLLCGIAAAAPNAVVGPLFADIYDRPEPRGRSMAYFMCATSMMPPFGPIISGYATRVSWRLAFWIGLAIAGVCLPLVVFLPETYVPVLKKKYARKNSDDISLDLPCPEKKKYQLLQELGTIFSRPFVMITKEPVVLFSALYLALIYSTLYLFFQAYPIIFQGVYGLSYGEVGLTFLPVSAGSVLALVIFLCYSTYHSSAMKAGVPWAAKIEYRRLPLACAGGPMIVISLFWLGWTAYPSIHPAVPAVSGLFFGAGYLIIFIALLNYITDAYRQFSASAQASASTLRSITAVCLPLAAPQMYNKLGVQWACSLLAFVTLGLALIPFVFIRYGEALRKRSPFCQKLAQTPSMIVAT; from the exons ATGGCGTCGACGCCGGGAGCGAGTCTCTGGAGAGACCCTTATGAGTCTGTCAACCTCCCACAAGACAAGAACCCTGTCAACTTTTCCACT GGCAAGAAGGCACGAGTCGTTGCAGCaggcgtcatcatcatcgtcaacagcGCCCTGGGCTCGTCATTACCCTCCGGGGCTGCAAGCGACATTGCCAAAGAGTTCTCCATCACAGCCCCTCTACAGCTCGTCCTCCTAAACTCGATATACATGCTTGGCTTCGCGATTGGGCCCCTCATCTTTGGTCCCCTGAGCGAACATGTCGGGCGCCGAATCGTGCTCATAGGCACATACCTCGCGTACATAGTCTTTACGCTCTGTTGCGCCGTGAGTCCAACATATGGTACGCTGCTGCTATTTCGCCTCCTGTGTGGCATAGCAGCCGCAGCTCCCAACGCTGTGGTCGGACCGCTGTTTGCCGATATATATGATCGTCCCGAACCCAGGGGCAGGTCGATGGCGTACTTTATGTGTGCCACCTCGATGATGCCGCCATTTGGACCTATAATTTCAGGATATGCAACCAGAGTCTCTTGGAGGTTGGCCTTCTGGATTggcctcgccatcgccggtGTCTGCCTCCCGCTTGTGGTATTTCTCCCAGAGACGTACGTCCCCGTTCTCAAGAAAAAGTATGCCAGAAAGAATAGCGACGACATATCGTTGGATTTGCCATGCCCggagaagaaaaaatatcAGCTTCTACAGGAACTTGGAACCATCTTCTCAAGGCCTTTTGTCATGATCACCAAGGAACCAGTGGTCCTTTTCTCGGCCCTTTACCTGGCGCTGATCTATTCGACGCTGTACCTGTTCTTTCAAGCATATCCAATCATCTTTCAAG GGGTGTATGGGTTGTCGTATGGCGAAGTTGGCTTGACTTTCCTACCAG TGTCTGCTGGCTCTGTTCTTGCTCTGGTGATCTTCCTCTGCTATAGCACTTACCACTCTTCGGCCATGAAAGCGGGTGTGCCTTGGGCGGCCAAGATTGAATATCGCCGACTTCCCCTTGCCTGTGCAGGCGGTCCAAT GATCGTGATATCCCTGTTCTGGCTTGGATGGACAGCCTACCCGAGCATTCATCCAGCAGTACCTGCAGTTTCAGGCCTATTCTTCGGAGCTGGCTATCTCATCATCTTTATAGCGCTGCTAAACTACATCACCGACGCTTACAGGCAATTCTCTGCCTCTGCACAAGCATCTGCTAGCACGCTGCGGTCCATCACTGCTGTCTGCCTACCCCTGGCGGCACCCCAGATGTATAACAAACTTGGGGTCCAGTGGGCATGCTCACTTCTTGCATTTGTCACCTTGGGGCTGGCACTGATACCGTTTGTTTTTATTCGATACGGAGAAGCCCTTCGGAAACGGAGCCCGTTCTGTCAAAAGCTTGCCCAGACTCCAAGCATGATTGTCGCGACATGA
- a CDS encoding Zn(2)-C6 fungal-type domain-containing protein codes for MAMNYRPIKPAPPMDGSHRVDKSSRSAPKRLPATKTACWGCRKRKAKCDGQRPACANCIKSTRECVYDTNIRDSNTRALQLANQELREQLDASNLLLRQLASGAPEVRGPILQFLAGNKQPQEIIRALRIDNSLGLRPKSSERRQDRLSIARLTGASIDKPLYDGK; via the exons ATGGCGATGAATTACAGACCTATCAAGCCTGCTCCCCCGATGGATGGGAGCCATCGAGTGGACAAATCATCTCGATCAGCACCGAAGAGGCTACCAGCAACCAAGACTGCTTGCTGGGGATGCCGCAAGCGAAAAGCCAAA TGTGATGGGCAACGACCAGCATGTGCAAACTGCATAAAGTCAACCAGGGAATGCGTCTACGACACCAATATCAGGGATTCAAACACAAGAGCTCTTCAGCTCGCCAACCAAGAGCTTCGAGAGCAGCTAGACGCCTCAAATCTGCTTCTGAGGCAGCTGGCGTCAGGTGCTCCAGAAGTCCGAGGTCCTATTCTCCAGTTTTTGGCGGGCAACAAGCAGCCTCAGGAGATCATTCGAGCTTTGAGGATCGATAATAGCCTTGGGCTTCGACCAAAGTCGTCGGAGCGACGGCAAG ATCGTCTATCGATTGCTAGGCTCACAGGCGCCTCAATCGACAAGCCATTATACGATGGAAAGTGA
- a CDS encoding MFS domain-containing protein, translating to MMASSRMMASNDVQSPDANALRLEENLEQAPSNFDHAVSTNEFDIPKWKSIIMVVSSFTIVFTCCGLNFAFGVYQALYEAMALKPDTPFTGASPAQIDLIGTLSISLMTMGAPFIVAWAKRFSPHSVSFVGGIVFGLSLILASFGTRLWHFTLSQGLLLGFGTCSSYMMAVTVAPTWFTTHRGLAMGIILSGTGVGGLVWAPALKACNDQIGFRNTLRLTGGISFFLVTAASFAMAWEPRTGAQLRVVNAARVSRADGIFNVPLVDLRVAKSQRFLAQALSAIFQAAAYYTPVFFFASYAATLGYSTTAGANFIAISNACNAVGKIVIGHAADRIGRLNSLFMTTLLSAVVTLGFWLPSTLHGQASSSQNLFITFTIFYGIFASAYISLFPASLVELFGPQNFASVNGVLYMVRGMATMIGTPVGGVLIRTSSTNIGPKAYERMSILVGTLMCAATVAVFWVRLEAMVGTDGKRKWKWKL from the exons ATGATGGCTTCATCTAGAATGATGGCATCAAATGATGTCCAATCCCCCGATGCAAACGCCCTACGACTCGAAGAGAACCTGGAGCAAGCGCCTTCCAACTTTGACCATGCTGTCTCAACGAACGAGTTTGACATTCCCAAGTG GAAGTCAATTATCATGGTCGTCTCTTCCTTCACCATAGTATTCACCTGCTGCGGTCTCAACTTTGCCTTTGGCGTCTACCAAGCCTTGTACGAAGCCATGGCTCTGAAGCCCGACACGCCATTCACGGGAGCCTCTCCCGCGCAAATCGACTTGATCGGCAcgctctccatctccttgatgaCAATGGGCGCTCCCTTTATCGTAGCATGGGCCAAGCGCTTTTCTCCCCACAGTGTCTCGTTTGTCGGCGGCATTGTCTTCGGCCTGtccctcatcctcgccagcTTTGGCACCAGACTCTGGCACTTTACGCTCAGTCAAGGTTTGCTTCTTGGCTTTGGCACATGCTCATCATACATGATGGCTGTAACAGTTGCTCCGACTTGGTTCACGACGCATCGAGGCTTGGCCATGGGAATCATCCTCTCCGGCACTGGCGTGGGAGGTCTTGTTTGGGCACCGGCCCTTAAAGCATGCAACGATCAAATCGGCTTCCGAAACACCCTGCGACTCACGGGTGGCATCTCATTCTTTCTCGTCACAGCTGCAAGCTTCGCCATGGCCTGGGAGCCGAGAACAGGAGCACAGCTTCGAGTCGTCAATGCAGCCCGCGTCAGTCGTGCCGATGGCATCTTCAACGTTCCTCTCGTCGATCTCCGAGTCGCGAAGTCGCAAAGATTCCTGGCTCAGGCACTCAGTGCCATCTTCCAAGCAGCTGCATATTACACCccggtcttcttcttcgcgtcCTACGCTGCCACTCTTGGATACAGCACCACAGCAGGCGCAAACTTTATCGCAATTAGCAACGCATGCAACGCCGTTGGGAAAATTGTCATCGGCCATGCAGCCGATCGTATCGGGCGGCTCAACTCACTCTTCATGACAACCCTTCTGAGTGCTGTAGTTACCTTGGGCTTTTGGTTGCCCTCAACATTACACGGCCAAGCCTCCAGTTCGCAAAATCTCTTCATCACATTCACCATCTTCTACGGCATTTTTGCCAGCGCCTACATCTCTCTCTTCCCCGCCAGCCTAGTAGAGCTCTTTGGACCGCAAAACTTTGCCTCGGTCAACGGCGTGCTGTACATGGTTCGTGGCATGGCTACCATGATCGGCACCCCAGTAGGCGGTGTTCTCATCCGGACATCGAGCACGAACATTGGGCCCAAGGCATATGAGCGAATGTCGATACTGGTAGGGACACTCATGTGTGCAGCAACGGTTGCCGTGTTTTGGGTGAGGCTGGAGGCCATGGTTGGAACCGACGGCAAGCGGAAGTGGAAGTGGAAGCTGTAA
- a CDS encoding DUF4470 domain-containing protein, which translates to MSQPQQPNSALQGQSFPCANINGEKPFAPSAASTQGGSKRTSKYCDRDCQRDDWIHHAPYCTLPFVNSTWVPSWSVEGREPMFSREGYVAPFATHKNIWGDVPALDILKLAQNEGVQYDQDLALLFAGKYRPTSGDLRNVIKTVTSLPWTFRNDLRITINDNDLEVVARNIILLLTALFSAEPEDAATRMIHIWYSAFVRRSDLEFLRGVVRPKIERVCSNLEGEDPERLHSETFSCGPYSRVIVVLPKKSWFALLKYFEVPEGLSLDQARQIRTAVTLPAGHLDYIERTYVPLLPAQRICWHRFRLDGVLLPFGASRKPFDTPNPLVYLHFFCPNAHWPYRGDLQPIHGWGFGEVIKISTGEASMDHYGKLFYYLQELFVKFCGELRSRNISFRLYYQDIQHLARNLRVQSFARIELSNISEEPYIDPDLVSRCLVPLLQVRTTNPYATLIMLFTKAVWAQMNTSYGIPAMAKCAPTMATLIPQVVMPPDNQDPIVSKMLSGMGLIIDVDHLFDKYLDSNQAHRMNRDSMAVKENHTIVEKWPFRPKLTLGQYGTPGELAVMLSSAALGLARYVEYKSLLS; encoded by the exons ATGtcacaaccacaacaacCCAACTCCGCCTTACAAGGCCAATCCTTTCCTTGTGCCAATATAAATGGAGAGAAACCCT TTGCACCGTCTGCGGCTTCTACCCAGGGGGGTTCTAAACGGACATCCAAGTATTGCGACCGTGACTGTCAGAGGGACGATTGGATCCATCACGCACCGTATTGCACGCTCCCGTTCGTAAATTCGACATGGGTCCCATCCTGGTCAGTCGAAGGCCGAGAGCCCATGTTCAGTCGGGAAGGTTACGTGGCACCCTTCGCGACACACAAAAACATCTGGGGTGATGTTCCGGCGTTGGATATCCTGAAGCTGGCCCAGAACGAGGGTGTGCAATACGATCAAGACTTGGCACTCTTGTTTGCTGGCAAGTATCGCCCTA CATCTGGAGACCTTCGTAATGTCATCAAAACCGTCACCTCTCTCCCCTGGACGTTCCGAAATGATCTCAGAATCACAATCAACGACAATGACCTCGAAGTTGTGGCAAGGAACATCATCCTGCTCCTCACTGCCCTCTTCAGCGCCGAACCTGAAGATGCAGCCACTCGTATGATTCACATCTGGTATTCTGCTTTTGTCCGACGAAGTGATCTCGAGTTTTTACGCGGCGTGGTCCGCCCCAAAATCGAGAGAGTTTGCAGCAATCTTGAAGGTGAGGATCCGGAACGTCTACACTCGGAAACCTTTTCATGCGGGCCCTACTCCCGGGTCATTGTCGTGCTGCCCAAGAAGTCGTGGTTTGCGCTCCTCAAGTACTTTGAGGTGCCAGAGGGCCTGTCTCTTGACCAAGCTCGACAAATTCGAACTGCTGTTACCCTACCAGCCGGCCACCTTGACTACATAGAACGCACTTATGTTCCCTTATTGCCAGCACAACGCATCTGCTGGCATCGGTTCCGTTTAGATGGTGTCCTGTTGCCCTTTGGGGCATCCAGGAAGCCATTTGACACACCAAATCCGTTAGTGTACCTCCACTTCTTTTGCCCAAA TGCCCACTGGCCGTACAGAGGTGATTTGCAGCCTATCCACGGATGGGGCTTTGGTGAAGTCATCAAGATATCGACTGGAGAAGCTTCTATGGACCACTATGGGAAGCTCTTCTACTATCTTCAGGAGCTCTTTGTTAAGTTTTGCGGAGAGTTGAGATCGAGAAACATATCTTTTCGCCTCTACTACCAGGACATTCAGCACTTGGCCAGAAACCTACGGGTCCAGTCCTTTGCAAGGATCGAG TTATCCAACATCTCAGAAGAACCCTACATAGACCCTGACCTTGTCTCGAGATGTCTTGTCCCCCTATTACAAGTTCGAACCACGAATCCTTACGCCACACTCATCATGCTGTTCACAAAAGCTGTCTGGGCCCAGATGAATACTTCCTATGGAATTCCGGCGATGGCGAAATGCGCACCCACAATGGCGACCTTGATACCTCAAGTGGTGATGCCACCGGATAACCAGGACCCGATAGTGTCAAAGATGCTTTCGGGGATGGGACTCATCATCGACGTCGACCATTTATTCGACAA GTATTTGGATTCCAACCAAGCCCATCGCATGAATCGCGATAGCATGGCTGTCAAGGAGAATCACACAATTGTAGAGAAGTGGCCCTTTCGGCCTAAGCTCACGCTAGGGCAGTATGGTACCCCTGGGGAGTTGGCAGTTATGCTGAGCTCTGCAGCTCTAGGACTGGCAAGATACGTGGAGTACAAGTCTCTCTTATCCTGA